The Centroberyx gerrardi isolate f3 chromosome 24, fCenGer3.hap1.cur.20231027, whole genome shotgun sequence genome includes a region encoding these proteins:
- the LOC144538113 gene encoding uncharacterized protein LOC144538113 isoform X1: MADSASWRNERFSAEETDLLVRNGDVCVRRVGLCCASGEVPQPSSQAVSSSPSSTQLSNTADFQRMLLTKVNMVLENQKQIFQMLASLNSRGAGEQRVQEGLQLEPCASQEDFREFEDKLQDKQFFQQALLFLSLIGGRKMGENTRRTMLAVATNQVWCGYSLFGKKKKAKLCDLRVYKLIKRAVKASLPGAVEKDIEVQIMEVLKHAPQKVRREADAAQRTTAPHTGYSDDSDR; this comes from the exons ATGGCGGATTcagcaagttggagaaatgAACGGTTTTCTGCTGAGGAAACAGATCTGCTCGTGCGCAatggcgatgtgtgtgtgcgtcgggtaggcctatgttgtgcgtcgggtgaag TTCCACAACCAAGTAGCCAGGCTGTCAGCTCTTCTCCCAGCTCCACACAGCTTTCTAACACTGCAG ACTTTCAGAGGATGCTGCTCACAAAGGTCAACATGGTGCTGGAAAACCAGAAACAAATTTTCCAGATGTTGGCCTCCCTGAATTCTCGGGGCGCAGGAGAGCAGCGTGTGCAGGAGGGTCTGCAGCTGGAGCCTTGCGCATCCCAGGAGGATTTCAGGGAGTTTGAAGACAAGCTGCAGGACAAGCAGTTCTTCCAGCAAGCT CTCCTTTTTCTGAGCCTCATTGGAGGACGGAAAATGGGGGAGAACACCAGGAGAACCATGTTGGCAGTGGCCACCAACCAGGTGTGGTGTGGATACAGCCTCTTCGGGAAAAAGAAGAAGGCCAAGCTCTGTGACCTGAGAGTGTACAAGTTAATTAAGC GTGCTGTAAAGGCATCTCTCCCTGGAGCTGTGGAGAAGGACATAGAAGTCCAAATCATGGAGGTCCTTAAGCATGCTCCGCAGAAAGTCCGAAGAGAG GCTGATGCAGCACAAAGAACCACGGCACCACATACTGGTTATTCAGATGACAGTGAccgttga
- the LOC144538113 gene encoding uncharacterized protein LOC144538113 isoform X2: protein MLLTKVNMVLENQKQIFQMLASLNSRGAGEQRVQEGLQLEPCASQEDFREFEDKLQDKQFFQQALLFLSLIGGRKMGENTRRTMLAVATNQVWCGYSLFGKKKKAKLCDLRVYKLIKRAVKASLPGAVEKDIEVQIMEVLKHAPQKVRREADAAQRTTAPHTGYSDDSDR from the exons ATGCTGCTCACAAAGGTCAACATGGTGCTGGAAAACCAGAAACAAATTTTCCAGATGTTGGCCTCCCTGAATTCTCGGGGCGCAGGAGAGCAGCGTGTGCAGGAGGGTCTGCAGCTGGAGCCTTGCGCATCCCAGGAGGATTTCAGGGAGTTTGAAGACAAGCTGCAGGACAAGCAGTTCTTCCAGCAAGCT CTCCTTTTTCTGAGCCTCATTGGAGGACGGAAAATGGGGGAGAACACCAGGAGAACCATGTTGGCAGTGGCCACCAACCAGGTGTGGTGTGGATACAGCCTCTTCGGGAAAAAGAAGAAGGCCAAGCTCTGTGACCTGAGAGTGTACAAGTTAATTAAGC GTGCTGTAAAGGCATCTCTCCCTGGAGCTGTGGAGAAGGACATAGAAGTCCAAATCATGGAGGTCCTTAAGCATGCTCCGCAGAAAGTCCGAAGAGAG GCTGATGCAGCACAAAGAACCACGGCACCACATACTGGTTATTCAGATGACAGTGAccgttga